In one window of Microbacterium sp. PM5 DNA:
- a CDS encoding tyrosine-protein phosphatase, with amino-acid sequence MSIVSGALNFRDVGGLPASGSVTRAGVLFRSGNLAGLDDAGRDALVALGIRRVVDLRADDEVAVEPSRVGDLDLETIRIPLFLGSVASFFVEDRSLADVYRGLVDESADRMVAVARAVIAGAPALVHCTVGKDRTGVAVALLLDAVGVEHDAIVADYARTEAMLPARRNARVLAYLRSVHPDARHLEDLATRSPAPVMHELLEDVRERFGSGAGYLVAHGLRVDEVDALAEILIER; translated from the coding sequence GTGAGCATCGTCTCCGGCGCCCTGAACTTCCGCGACGTCGGCGGCCTCCCGGCGAGCGGCAGCGTGACGCGAGCCGGAGTGCTGTTCCGTTCCGGCAATCTCGCCGGGCTGGACGATGCCGGACGCGACGCGCTCGTCGCTCTCGGCATCCGTCGCGTCGTCGACCTCCGCGCCGACGATGAGGTCGCCGTCGAACCCAGCCGTGTCGGCGATCTGGACCTCGAGACGATCCGGATCCCCCTCTTCCTCGGCTCCGTCGCTTCCTTCTTCGTCGAGGATCGCTCACTCGCCGACGTCTACCGCGGCCTCGTCGACGAGTCGGCCGATCGCATGGTCGCCGTCGCCCGCGCCGTGATCGCGGGTGCACCGGCGCTTGTGCACTGCACCGTCGGAAAGGACCGTACGGGCGTCGCCGTTGCGCTGCTGCTGGACGCCGTCGGCGTCGAGCATGACGCGATCGTGGCCGATTACGCGCGCACCGAAGCCATGCTTCCTGCCCGGCGCAACGCTCGCGTGCTGGCCTATCTGCGCAGCGTGCACCCGGACGCCCGCCATCTCGAAGACCTCGCCACGCGCTCGCCGGCACCGGTGATGCACGAGCTGCTCGAGGACGTGCGCGAGCGCTTCGGGTCGGGCGCCGGCTATCTCGTCGCGCACGGTCTGCGCGTCGACGAGGTGGACGCGCTCGCGGAGATCCTCATCGAACGCTGA
- a CDS encoding alpha/beta hydrolase yields MDEFSFLADQAAELGIDAVPPVRRLTHLLDDGRAVSALQYGDPVTAAFTAPQVTLLHGAGLNAHTWDTTVLALGVPALAVDLPGHGDSSWRADAAYTGGVLAADIAPAVAAWTRDTPQVLVGQSLGGLTAAALAAAHPELVRELIVVDITPGIDPDGDAAQIAAFFAGPTDWASRDELVERALSFGLGGSRGAATRGVTLNSRVRADGRVEWKHHFAHLANAMAGDADAAASAQAQRHAIRGALTTEGWDHLAATTAPITLVRGRRGFVTPTDADDFQHRLPTASVVEVDSGHNVQEEQPVELARLIAQVARG; encoded by the coding sequence ATGGATGAGTTCTCCTTCCTCGCCGACCAGGCGGCCGAGCTCGGCATCGACGCCGTCCCGCCCGTGCGCCGTCTCACGCACCTCCTCGACGACGGCCGCGCCGTCAGCGCTCTGCAGTACGGGGATCCGGTCACCGCCGCCTTCACGGCCCCGCAGGTGACGCTGCTGCACGGCGCGGGCCTCAATGCCCACACCTGGGATACGACGGTGCTCGCCCTCGGCGTCCCCGCCCTTGCCGTGGACCTCCCGGGTCACGGCGACTCGTCATGGCGGGCGGATGCCGCGTACACCGGAGGCGTCCTCGCGGCCGACATCGCGCCCGCTGTCGCCGCGTGGACCCGGGACACGCCGCAGGTGCTCGTCGGCCAATCGCTCGGGGGCCTGACAGCAGCCGCGCTCGCCGCCGCGCACCCGGAGCTGGTGCGCGAGCTGATCGTCGTCGACATCACCCCCGGCATCGACCCGGACGGCGATGCCGCACAGATCGCCGCTTTCTTCGCCGGCCCCACCGACTGGGCCAGCCGCGACGAGCTCGTCGAACGGGCGCTCTCGTTCGGCCTCGGCGGATCCCGTGGGGCTGCGACGCGCGGCGTCACCCTCAACTCGCGCGTGCGCGCGGACGGCCGCGTCGAGTGGAAGCACCACTTCGCGCACCTCGCCAACGCGATGGCCGGCGACGCGGATGCCGCGGCGAGCGCGCAGGCACAACGACACGCGATCCGCGGCGCCCTCACCACCGAGGGATGGGACCATCTCGCCGCCACCACCGCTCCGATCACGCTCGTGCGCGGACGTCGCGGGTTCGTGACGCCAACGGATGCCGACGACTTCCAGCACCGCCTCCCGACGGCATCCGTCGTCGAGGTCGACTCGGGCCACAACGTGCAGGAGGAGCAGCCGGTGGAGCTTGCCCGCCTCATCGCACAGGTCGCGCGCGGCTGA
- a CDS encoding carboxymuconolactone decarboxylase family protein, whose protein sequence is MSTERRVHLSRSARPAYDALEAFSQTVGTLAAEAGIDARLRELVLIHASQLNGCAYCVRVHVDRAAAAGLGVDEIAQLATWRESGVFSARERAALELAECYVFIHEGGVPDEVYDRVGGILSEQEYVAISWLLVSINAFNRITIAGKYPVPPRAVQSGVGEDPA, encoded by the coding sequence ATGAGCACCGAGCGTCGCGTCCACCTGTCCCGGTCGGCCCGTCCCGCGTATGACGCCCTCGAGGCGTTCTCCCAGACGGTCGGCACGCTCGCCGCCGAGGCGGGCATCGATGCGCGGTTGCGTGAGCTGGTGCTCATCCACGCCTCGCAGCTCAACGGCTGCGCCTACTGCGTGCGCGTGCACGTCGACCGTGCCGCTGCCGCGGGGCTCGGGGTCGACGAGATCGCCCAGCTCGCCACCTGGCGGGAGTCGGGGGTCTTCTCGGCCCGCGAGCGCGCGGCGCTCGAGCTGGCCGAGTGCTACGTGTTCATCCACGAGGGCGGCGTACCCGACGAGGTCTACGATCGCGTCGGCGGCATCCTCTCCGAGCAGGAGTACGTCGCGATCAGCTGGCTGCTGGTGTCGATCAACGCCTTCAACCGCATCACGATCGCCGGCAAGTACCCCGTCCCGCCGCGCGCGGTCCAGAGCGGCGTGGGAGAGGATCCGGCGTGA
- a CDS encoding arginase family protein — protein sequence MTRFVVVPQWQGSPAARAMLLVDGAEAIAGDLPRAATARVEVPAEAGEALGTGVRRFSAMSRVADALTAELATGGEPALVVGGDCGIAVPAIAHAAARHRNLAVVWFDAHGDLHTPATSPSGAFGGMALRAACESGPVQGSGAVTADRVVLVGARDLDPAEAAYLAGSDIRGIPADAIGDGAAVAAAVAATGADAVYIHVDLDVLDPAELTGVTQPTPFGATLGELTAAIAAVRRTAPLVGASIAGFAPASPAAAVDDLGTILRVVGALA from the coding sequence ATGACCCGCTTCGTGGTGGTTCCGCAATGGCAGGGCTCCCCCGCCGCGCGTGCGATGCTGCTCGTGGACGGCGCCGAGGCGATCGCCGGCGATCTGCCCCGCGCGGCGACTGCCCGTGTCGAGGTGCCCGCCGAGGCCGGCGAGGCGCTGGGGACCGGCGTGCGCCGCTTCAGCGCGATGAGCCGGGTCGCCGACGCTCTCACCGCGGAACTCGCGACCGGAGGTGAGCCGGCGCTGGTCGTGGGCGGAGACTGCGGCATCGCCGTCCCCGCGATCGCCCATGCCGCCGCCCGACACCGGAACCTCGCGGTGGTGTGGTTCGACGCGCACGGCGACCTCCACACGCCCGCGACGTCACCGTCGGGCGCGTTCGGCGGCATGGCGCTGCGGGCGGCGTGCGAAAGCGGACCGGTGCAGGGAAGCGGTGCCGTGACGGCCGATCGCGTGGTACTGGTCGGCGCCCGTGACCTCGACCCCGCTGAGGCTGCGTACCTCGCCGGCAGCGACATCCGCGGGATCCCGGCCGACGCGATCGGCGACGGCGCCGCGGTCGCCGCCGCCGTGGCGGCGACGGGCGCCGACGCCGTCTACATCCACGTCGACCTCGACGTGCTCGATCCCGCCGAGCTCACCGGCGTGACCCAGCCGACGCCGTTCGGTGCGACGCTCGGGGAGCTGACCGCAGCCATCGCCGCCGTGCGACGCACGGCTCCGCTGGTGGGAGCGTCCATCGCCGGCTTCGCGCCGGCTTCGCCCGCCGCCGCCGTCGACGATCTGGGGACCATCCTGCGAGTCGTCGGAGCTCTCGCGTGA
- a CDS encoding SIP domain-containing protein — MTSSAPHAVHDESACKASRHARVQQLITADEHALVELEALLATLPICSTGRVFIEVPDASWITPITVPARMVVTWLDRSHRSGEPGTGRPCAPGQAVSRAVTAWADEMLCADGDESACQDGTRIHLLGGFLGTADIFDHLTERLGISPAAVHTPARFGLLSSR, encoded by the coding sequence ATGACCTCATCCGCCCCGCACGCCGTGCACGACGAGTCCGCGTGCAAGGCCTCTCGTCACGCGCGGGTGCAGCAGCTCATCACGGCGGACGAGCACGCCCTCGTCGAACTCGAGGCGCTCCTCGCGACGCTGCCGATCTGTTCGACGGGCCGCGTCTTCATCGAGGTTCCCGACGCATCGTGGATCACTCCGATCACGGTCCCGGCGCGGATGGTCGTCACCTGGCTCGATCGCTCGCACCGCAGCGGAGAGCCCGGAACCGGTCGTCCCTGTGCTCCCGGCCAGGCCGTGAGTCGAGCGGTGACCGCGTGGGCGGACGAGATGCTCTGCGCCGACGGCGACGAGTCGGCATGTCAGGACGGCACGCGCATCCACCTTCTTGGCGGCTTCCTCGGCACGGCCGACATCTTCGACCACCTCACCGAGCGCCTCGGCATCTCGCCGGCGGCAGTGCATACACCGGCGCGCTTCGGGCTGCTCAGCTCTCGCTGA
- a CDS encoding Fe-S oxidoreductase, whose amino-acid sequence MIASPPPGWQQRAARAVERGRRLDALIPGILLDSPVSLVGFWWGTAVGWIWGSLWSTGRIERRGGLWVFTGMPSWTFGRGGVCVGGCFLTDSPRISEAVLRHEAVHARQWRRYGFLMPMLYALAGRNPLTNRFEILAGLEEGNYVPHGASAGAVSES is encoded by the coding sequence GTGATCGCGTCGCCGCCGCCCGGCTGGCAGCAGCGTGCGGCCCGCGCGGTGGAGCGCGGACGCCGTCTGGACGCACTGATCCCCGGCATCCTGCTCGACTCCCCCGTCAGCCTCGTGGGTTTCTGGTGGGGAACGGCCGTCGGCTGGATCTGGGGGTCGCTGTGGTCGACGGGTCGCATCGAGCGTCGCGGGGGCCTCTGGGTGTTCACGGGGATGCCGTCGTGGACGTTCGGCCGCGGAGGTGTCTGCGTCGGCGGCTGCTTCCTGACCGACTCACCCCGCATCAGCGAGGCCGTGCTGCGGCATGAAGCGGTGCACGCCCGCCAGTGGCGCCGTTACGGCTTTCTGATGCCGATGCTGTACGCCCTGGCGGGGCGCAACCCGCTGACGAACAGGTTCGAGATCCTCGCCGGGCTCGAAGAGGGCAACTACGTGCCCCACGGAGCGTCGGCGGGCGCGGTCAGCGAGAGCTGA
- a CDS encoding ABC transporter substrate-binding protein, whose translation MLRRTTVAAAALLAAGALLLSACSGGSAPDASPTAVTPDPDAVVNVRLVAEPGNLDIRTTAGSALDQILIDNVYQGLVSRTPDQQIVDTLASSHTVSSDKLTYTFTLRDGVTFHDGSPLTVDDVVWSLQQVKANASYRDSDTLSRVQSIAANGKDVVLTLSQPDSGLLWNLTGRAGLVLKKDDPTDRKTKANGTGPYKLTNWKQGDSITFDRNDGYWGDKAKVKEVVFSYIPDNQAALNGALAGELDVVTGFDANLSDQIKASGEFTVEVGKSTDKGTLAMNSTKAPLSDKRVRQAIREAIDHDAIVKALGAGQTLYGPIPELDPGYEDLSSTAPFDPTAAKKLLSEAGVQDLTLTLTIPSWYGTTVSQILVSNLNDVGITLKVKQVEFPTWVNDVYTNKNYDLSFVLHTEARDFENWANPNYYFTYNNPEVQKLYQQSLSATDEQTSADLLKQAAKIVANDQAADWLYNGASIVAVGTNVSGFPSVNVNERINLAELAKSKG comes from the coding sequence ATGCTTCGCCGCACCACCGTCGCCGCCGCCGCGCTTCTCGCCGCCGGGGCCTTGCTGCTGAGCGCCTGCTCCGGCGGGTCCGCACCCGATGCGTCCCCGACCGCGGTCACGCCCGACCCCGACGCGGTCGTGAACGTACGTCTTGTCGCGGAACCCGGCAACCTCGACATCAGGACCACGGCGGGCTCGGCTCTCGACCAGATCCTCATCGACAACGTCTACCAGGGTCTCGTTTCGCGCACGCCCGACCAGCAGATCGTCGACACGCTCGCATCCAGCCACACCGTCTCGTCCGACAAGCTCACCTATACGTTCACCCTGCGTGACGGCGTGACTTTCCACGATGGGTCGCCCCTGACGGTCGACGACGTCGTGTGGTCTCTGCAGCAGGTGAAGGCCAACGCTTCGTACCGCGACTCCGACACGCTCTCTCGCGTGCAGAGCATCGCCGCGAACGGCAAGGACGTCGTGCTGACCCTCAGCCAGCCCGATTCGGGGCTGCTGTGGAACCTCACCGGGCGCGCCGGTCTCGTGCTTAAGAAGGACGACCCCACCGATCGCAAGACGAAGGCGAACGGCACCGGGCCGTACAAGCTGACGAACTGGAAGCAGGGCGACTCGATCACCTTCGACCGCAACGACGGGTACTGGGGCGACAAGGCGAAGGTCAAAGAGGTGGTGTTCAGCTACATCCCCGACAACCAGGCAGCGCTCAACGGCGCCCTAGCAGGAGAACTCGACGTCGTCACTGGCTTCGACGCAAACCTCAGCGATCAGATCAAGGCAAGCGGCGAGTTCACTGTCGAGGTCGGAAAGTCGACCGACAAGGGCACGCTGGCGATGAACTCGACGAAGGCCCCTCTGTCCGACAAGCGGGTGCGCCAGGCGATCCGCGAGGCCATCGACCACGACGCGATCGTCAAGGCGCTCGGAGCCGGGCAGACCTTGTACGGCCCGATCCCTGAGTTGGACCCCGGCTACGAGGATCTGTCCTCCACCGCTCCGTTCGACCCGACCGCTGCGAAGAAGCTTCTTTCGGAGGCCGGTGTACAGGACCTGACGCTGACGCTCACCATCCCGTCCTGGTACGGAACGACAGTTTCTCAGATCCTCGTATCGAACCTCAACGACGTCGGAATCACTCTCAAAGTCAAGCAGGTTGAGTTTCCGACGTGGGTCAACGACGTTTACACCAACAAGAACTACGACCTCAGTTTCGTGCTGCACACCGAGGCCCGTGACTTCGAGAACTGGGCGAACCCCAACTACTACTTCACCTACAACAACCCGGAGGTGCAGAAGCTCTACCAGCAGTCGCTCAGCGCGACCGACGAGCAGACATCCGCCGACCTGCTGAAGCAGGCCGCGAAGATCGTCGCGAACGATCAGGCCGCCGACTGGCTGTACAACGGTGCGTCCATCGTCGCGGTGGGCACGAACGTGAGCGGCTTCCCGTCGGTCAACGTCAACGAGCGCATCAACCTCGCCGAGCTGGCCAAGAGCAAGGGGTGA
- a CDS encoding TPM domain-containing protein, whose amino-acid sequence MRARLWLALTAAAAIVLGAASIVLGAATAAIATGPVALSSSRVVDQSGVLTGAQISEVDTRLRALTAKSGVDLWVAYVPQFTDPSAPEDWANETAQNNGLGPHQYLLAISTDGRQYYLSGSSAGPVTGDELTTIERERVQPALSAGNWVGAATAAADGLADAIAGGTGGAAVDPVGIITPILLVIVVVALAGLVIWIVIRSRRRRSPASSFPGSPSPPPVSLEDLARRASSALVQTDDAVKTSEQELGFARAQFGDEASREFETALASAKAQLDEAFSLKQKLDDETPDSDDDARAWNTRIIELCEAANAQLDEKAAAFDELRKLEQNAPDALARLREKKVSVAGAHDAAAATLTDLTGAYDPLALAAIADNPEQASQRLAFAETLLGTAAAQIAAGNAAAAAVSIRAAEDAVTQAEVLQNAIARTRADLAQAETDAAALIADLETDIAAATALPDRDGRLAPVIAATRAQVEAARPLVSGPAKRPLFAREGLDRANAQIDEVLAGIRDEQERAARASAQLGGLIAQAQGEISAAEDFISSRRGAVGAEARTRLAEAGASLVQARQLQQNDPAQALAAAQRAHELATQSLQAAQSDVGVFQGGMFGGSGGSPRTGTGGDMMGAILGGIVINSLLNGGGGGRSRSGGGFGGLGGGGSISPGGFGGAGSRSRRGGGRF is encoded by the coding sequence ATGCGTGCGCGTTTGTGGTTGGCGCTGACGGCGGCAGCGGCGATCGTCCTGGGCGCCGCGTCGATCGTCCTGGGCGCCGCGACCGCGGCGATCGCCACGGGCCCCGTGGCTCTCAGCTCGTCGCGCGTCGTGGATCAGTCCGGCGTGCTGACCGGTGCGCAGATCTCCGAGGTCGATACGCGCTTGCGCGCCCTCACCGCAAAGTCGGGCGTCGATCTCTGGGTCGCGTACGTCCCCCAGTTCACCGATCCGTCGGCGCCCGAGGACTGGGCGAACGAGACGGCGCAGAACAACGGTCTGGGACCGCACCAGTACCTCCTGGCGATTTCGACCGATGGCCGTCAGTACTACCTGTCGGGCTCCTCCGCCGGCCCCGTGACCGGTGATGAGCTCACCACGATCGAACGCGAACGGGTGCAGCCGGCACTGTCAGCGGGTAACTGGGTCGGCGCCGCGACCGCCGCCGCAGACGGACTGGCCGACGCGATCGCCGGCGGCACCGGTGGCGCAGCGGTCGACCCCGTCGGCATCATCACGCCGATCCTGCTCGTCATCGTCGTCGTCGCCCTGGCCGGGCTGGTCATCTGGATCGTGATCCGCTCGCGCAGGCGTCGATCGCCGGCGAGCTCGTTCCCGGGATCACCCTCGCCCCCGCCGGTGAGCCTCGAAGATCTCGCGCGCCGCGCGTCCTCGGCCCTCGTCCAGACAGACGACGCCGTCAAGACGAGCGAGCAGGAGCTCGGGTTCGCCCGGGCGCAGTTCGGCGACGAGGCCTCCCGGGAGTTCGAAACGGCGCTGGCCAGTGCGAAGGCTCAGCTCGACGAGGCCTTCTCCCTCAAGCAGAAGCTCGACGATGAGACTCCCGACAGCGACGACGACGCGCGCGCCTGGAATACGCGCATCATCGAACTGTGCGAAGCCGCCAACGCGCAGCTCGACGAGAAGGCGGCGGCGTTCGACGAACTGCGCAAGCTCGAGCAGAACGCGCCCGACGCGCTTGCGCGCCTCCGCGAGAAGAAGGTGAGCGTCGCGGGCGCGCACGACGCGGCCGCCGCGACACTCACCGACTTGACGGGCGCGTACGACCCGCTCGCCCTCGCCGCGATCGCCGACAACCCCGAGCAGGCATCGCAGCGCCTCGCGTTCGCTGAGACTCTGCTCGGCACCGCCGCCGCCCAGATCGCCGCCGGCAATGCGGCAGCCGCGGCGGTCAGCATCCGCGCCGCGGAGGATGCCGTGACACAGGCCGAGGTGCTGCAGAACGCCATCGCCCGCACGCGCGCCGACCTCGCACAGGCGGAGACGGATGCAGCGGCCCTCATCGCCGACCTCGAGACCGACATCGCCGCGGCGACGGCCCTGCCGGATCGGGACGGCCGCCTGGCTCCCGTGATCGCGGCCACGCGCGCCCAGGTGGAGGCGGCACGGCCGCTGGTCTCCGGCCCCGCGAAGCGCCCGCTCTTCGCCCGCGAGGGCCTGGACCGCGCCAACGCACAGATCGACGAGGTCCTCGCCGGCATCCGCGACGAGCAGGAGCGTGCCGCGCGCGCGTCGGCGCAGCTCGGCGGACTCATCGCACAGGCGCAGGGCGAGATCTCCGCGGCGGAGGACTTCATCTCCTCGCGCCGAGGTGCGGTCGGCGCTGAGGCCCGTACCCGCCTCGCCGAAGCCGGCGCATCACTCGTGCAGGCCCGCCAGCTGCAACAGAACGATCCCGCGCAGGCGCTGGCCGCCGCGCAGCGCGCGCACGAGCTGGCGACGCAGTCCCTGCAGGCGGCGCAGAGCGACGTCGGCGTCTTCCAGGGCGGCATGTTCGGAGGATCCGGCGGATCGCCGCGTACGGGCACGGGCGGCGACATGATGGGAGCGATCCTGGGCGGCATCGTCATCAACTCGCTGCTGAACGGCGGCGGGGGCGGCCGCTCGCGCTCCGGTGGAGGTTTCGGCGGCCTCGGCGGGGGCGGCAGCATCTCCCCCGGTGGTTTCGGCGGCGCCGGCAGCCGCTCGCGACGCGGCGGAGGTCGCTTCTGA
- a CDS encoding PspA/IM30 family protein produces MAKQSIFGRISTLVKANVNAMLDAAEDPQKMLDQLVRDYTNSIADAESAIAETIGNLRLLERDHEEDVRAAAEWGNKALAASRKADELRASGNTADADKFDNLAKIALQRQISEENEAKAVAPTIASQTEVVDKLKDGLNGMKQKLEQLKAKRSELLARAKTAEAQNKVHDAVKSIDVLDPTSELGRFEDKVRRQEALAAGKAELAASSLDAQFNELEDVGELTEVEARLAALKSGGTGTAALEQ; encoded by the coding sequence ATGGCAAAGCAGTCCATCTTCGGTCGCATCTCGACGCTCGTGAAGGCGAACGTCAACGCGATGCTCGACGCCGCCGAAGACCCGCAAAAGATGCTCGACCAGTTGGTGCGCGACTACACCAACTCCATCGCCGACGCCGAGTCGGCGATCGCCGAGACCATCGGCAACCTCCGTCTGCTCGAGCGCGACCACGAGGAAGACGTGCGCGCCGCGGCCGAATGGGGCAACAAGGCCCTCGCCGCCAGCCGCAAGGCCGATGAGCTGCGCGCGAGCGGCAACACGGCGGATGCCGACAAGTTCGACAACCTCGCCAAGATCGCCCTGCAGCGCCAGATCAGCGAGGAGAACGAGGCCAAGGCCGTGGCTCCCACGATCGCGTCTCAGACAGAGGTCGTCGACAAGCTCAAGGACGGCCTCAACGGCATGAAGCAGAAGCTCGAGCAGCTGAAGGCCAAGCGCAGCGAGCTGCTGGCGCGGGCGAAGACGGCCGAGGCGCAGAACAAGGTGCACGACGCGGTCAAGTCGATCGACGTGCTCGATCCCACGAGCGAGCTCGGTCGCTTCGAAGACAAGGTGCGCCGCCAGGAGGCTCTCGCCGCCGGCAAGGCGGAGCTCGCGGCATCCAGTCTGGACGCCCAGTTCAACGAGCTCGAGGATGTCGGCGAGCTCACCGAGGTCGAGGCGCGCCTGGCCGCCCTGAAGAGCGGCGGCACCGGCACGGCAGCGCTCGAGCAGTAG